The Bryobacteraceae bacterium genomic sequence TGGCGCCGAAGGAGACAGTGGTGAGGGAGGGGCGGAGGGAGGTAGCCCAGGAGAAATCGTCGAAGCCGACGAGGGCGATCTGGCGGGGGATATCGAGGCGGGCGGCGTGAATGGCTTGCAGTGCGCCGAGGGTGAGGAGATTTCCGGCGGCAAACACAGCGGTGGGGGGCTCCGGCCGAGCGAGGAGCTGGACCATGGCGAGGCGGGCGGCCTCCTGACGCCATTCGATTATCGACACCATTTCGTCGGGAACGGCACAACCCGCGCTTCCGAAAGCAGCCCGATAGCCGTCGAGGCGTTCGGCGCCCGTGCTCGAGGTGGTCGGGCCGCACAACAGGCCAACGCGGCGATGGCCGAGACGGAGAAGATGGCACACCGCGTCGTAGGAGCCGCGGAAATTGGAGGCGCTGACGGTGTCGACAGGGACGTCCCTGGGTGTCCGCGACAAGCCGACGAGGGCGATCCCGGCGTCGCTCATTTCGTTGTAGAGCCGGCTGGGCTTTTCGCTGGGCGTGAAGATGAGGCCGGCCACTCCCTCGCCGTACAAGGTCTCCAGCATGCGCTGCTCGCTGTCGGGGCAGTCACGGTAGTTGGCGAGCAGGAGGCAGTAGCCCGCCGGCCGGAGCACATCGTCGATGCCGCTGATGGCGCTGCTGAAGAACGGATTCTCGATGTCGGGGATGACGACGCCGACGGTATGGGTTTCCTGAGAGCGAAGATTTCGCGCGACGCGGTTCGGCTTGTAGGCGAGAGCGCGGGCGGCGGAGTGAACTTTTTCGGCCAGTTCGTCGCTAACGGGTCCGGAACCGGAGAGAACGCGCGAGACCGTCGCGGTGGAGACACCGGCCAAGGCAGCGACTTCTTTGACCGTCGGGACTGATCGTGACACCCCGACCGCAGTAGGCCTCCGACGGGACATTAGTTAAATCGTAGGGGATTACAGGAGTGATGTCAAAACAGACAAGTGCTAATTTGATTAATCCGGCTGCGAGAAACAGTAGAGGGCGGTTTTGGTCCTTAGGTATATGCGGTTGTCGATCAGAGCGGGCGTGGCGAAGCATTCTTCGTCAAAATCATCGACAGACAGGATTTCCCACTCCTGGCCGGCGGATACCACCGTGACTTTGCCCTCCTGGCTCAGAAGGTAAACCTTTCCAGCACCGGCGACGGGAGAGGCATAGTAGGTTCCGAGAGCGCCGGAAAGACGGCCCTGCTTGAGGATTTTGCCGGTGACGGGATCGAGACTGGTGAAGATCCCGCCATCTTTTACTAAGTAAAGAATTTTGTTATAGATCAGGGGAGAAGGCACGTTCGGCAGGAACTTTTGCATGCGCCAGATAACAGCAGCGGAACCGGTGAGATCGCCCTTGCCGGCGGGTTTCACGGCGATGAGGACGTTTCGCGAGGAACGCCGCGCACGGTAATTTTCCCACTCCTGCGCGTTAACAAGTGTGTCGTTATTTAGA encodes the following:
- a CDS encoding LacI family DNA-binding transcriptional regulator, with amino-acid sequence MSRSVPTVKEVAALAGVSTATVSRVLSGSGPVSDELAEKVHSAARALAYKPNRVARNLRSQETHTVGVVIPDIENPFFSSAISGIDDVLRPAGYCLLLANYRDCPDSEQRMLETLYGEGVAGLIFTPSEKPSRLYNEMSDAGIALVGLSRTPRDVPVDTVSASNFRGSYDAVCHLLRLGHRRVGLLCGPTTSSTGAERLDGYRAAFGSAGCAVPDEMVSIIEWRQEAARLAMVQLLARPEPPTAVFAAGNLLTLGALQAIHAARLDIPRQIALVGFDDFSWATSLRPSLTTVSFGATEMGRTAAEVLLLRLNDPTREREHKELPTRLIVRASCGAQWNW